The DNA region GAGTGCAGCGAGTCCAGCGacagggaaagggaaggtggaggagggacaAGTCTGGGGCAAGCAACAGCACGACATTCACCGTCTGGAAACACATCAAAAGTCCAGGTTGTCTCATCCCATCTCGTCTCAACTCACCCCCCGCCGCACTCTGACATATTGacatctctctcttccctgATCCTCTCTCCCAACAACGTGTGAAACCAGCGCGCCACCGTGTGTTGGGCTGTCCAGTGAGCCAGTGCCGTTCGTTTATCAACCACGGATACCAACAGTCCAATAATCCAAAATCCGTTGCGATTGCGGGTCTCGAGACGTCCCACGACATCATCGGTGGCTGCCCCTCGGAGTAAGTTTGCTGCATTGTCTTGCTTTTGGACGCCTTGAAATAAATTGAATTTTCTTGTTGACCGCCAAGGATCAGCTTCCCTGGTGAATTTGGGGCGACGCCTGATCGAGATTCCCGCCTGACGAGCGACTTTTCCCATCGATTCCCCATTCGCCATCCATCACGATCAAAAACCGTTGCAGCCCCGGCGCAACCCCTCCCCGCGACTCCGACGTCAACCACATGTCCGCCAGCAGATAGCACCGGGAGTCATTGACGCTCCTCTCACTCTTTAATCAACGACACACAGTCACTCTCGACGACATCTTGCTACCATGACATCGACATACGCCTTGCCAGCGACGGCcatccatcaacatcatccttCCTCCGACCACGGCTGTTCGCATTCCCACTCACATTCGCACTCCCACAGCCATGGCCACAACAACGGCCACTTACATAGCACCTCATCACTGGGTGGACTGAGCCCGACTCGAAGCAGGAAGGAGTCCAGAGCTAATGGCGGTCACTCCCACAATCGCAGCCAGGATCATGacatcaaccacatcaacCACCGAGCCAACTCGAGCGTCCCCAAGCCACTAAATCTCGGGCCGACGTTGAGTTCCAACGCGCACTGGAGGACCGAGTCGACACTGGGAGGCAAGCCTTTGGTTACACCAACCAGCGCCAGCTTCGACGCCGCCGGGATATACCAACCGCCGGCTTCCAGAGTGCGCGCCGATACAcgctcccactcccactcccacgaCCATGACCACGATCACGGACATGGGCACAGTCATGATCATGACCATGGCCACGGTCATGGCCATGATCACTTGGTGGAGCGATCAAGATTCACAAAGTTCTTGCTACCGCGGATCGCGAGGTGGCCCCTAGTCCATGCGGTGGTAGTAGAGAAGGACTCTCGCCGAATATTCTACTTTATGTCGTATGTGCCATCTCTTGTCCCCCTTTGCTATTATGCTTTCAGTTCGCCGACTAACCATTGTCACTGTGCAGACTCAACCTCGCGTTTATGATGATCCAAGCATTTTACGGCTATGTCACAGATTCCCTTGGTCTGTTGAGTGACAGCATTCATATGTTCTTCGACTGCGTGGCATTGGCAGTCGGCCTGTTTGCTGCCGTTGCGAGCAAATGGCCACCGAGCGAGCGGTTCCCATACGGCTTTGGCAAAATCGAGACGTTGAGCGGTTTTGCCAACGGTGTGTTCCTGATTCTCATCAGCGTCGAAATTATGATTGAGGCGTGTGAGCGCATGATGGAGGGCAGGGAAACCAAACGGCTTGGAGAGCTGTTTGTGGTCAGCACGCTGGGCCTACTGGTCAATTTGGTGGGCATGGCGGCATTCGggcaccatcatcatggaCATGATCATGGGCACTCTCAtagtggttgtggtggacaTTCGCATGGTCACGATCACAAACACGACCATGGCCATGATCACGACCACagggatgagaagaaggatgccCACGGTCACTCGCACTCGCACTCCCACGACAACGAAAACATGTACGGCATTTATCTTCATGTGCTCGCCGACACTTTGGGAAGCGCGGCTGTTATCGTATCGACCATTCTTACACACTTTTATAAGTGGGCTGGCTGGGATCCTCTGGCCTCTTTCCTCATTGCTCTCCTGATTTTGCTTTCGGCGCTGCCGCTGGTCAAGTCTTCGGCAAGGAGGTTACTGCTTACGATTCCCCCCGAGATCGAGTATAACTTGCGCGATACCTTGTCTGGAATCACAGGTTTGAAGGGTGTGGTCAGCTACGCGGCGCCCAAGTTTTGGATGGATGACCGGCACAGTGAGGGCGGGTCGGCGAATAAACTCCTCGGTGTCATGCACGTTGTGGCGGGCCGGGGCATGGACATGGAGGACGTGCGGGATCGTGTGCGCAACTACCTGCTTGAACACAACATTGATATCACGTTGCAGGTCGAGCGGGAAGGGGACACAAGCTGCTGGTGTGGCGTAGGACGGAGTCCGCTCTCCCAGGCTCACAAGTCGACAAATAGCATCAGCATCTTCtagggagagggtggggatTTGGTTTAGTCGATGCTCTCTTTCGGTTTTGGTCCGTTTTGGTCAGATGTTGGCTGGTCTGGATTGGA from Podospora pseudopauciseta strain CBS 411.78 chromosome 6, whole genome shotgun sequence includes:
- the MSC2 gene encoding putative zinc transporter msc2 (BUSCO:EOG092621CK; EggNog:ENOG503NUJZ; COG:P): MTSTYALPATAIHQHHPSSDHGCSHSHSHGHNNGHLHSTSSLGGLSPTRSRKESRANGGHSHNRSQDHDINHINHRANSSVPKPLNLGPTLSSNAHWRTESTLGGKPLVTPTSASFDAAGIYQPPASRVRADTRSHSHSHDHDHDHGHGHSHDHDHGHGHGHDHLVERSRFTKFLLPRIARWPLVHAVVVEKDSRRIFYFMSLNLAFMMIQAFYGYVTDSLGLLSDSIHMFFDCVALAVGLFAAVASKWPPSERFPYGFGKIETLSGFANGVFLILISVEIMIEACERMMEGRETKRLGELFVVSTLGLLVNLVGMAAFGHHHHGHDHGHSHSGCGGHSHGHDHKHDHGHDHDHRDEKKDAHGHSHSHSHDNENMYGIYLHVLADTLGSAAVIVSTILTHFYKWAGWDPLASFLIALLILLSALPLVKSSARRLLLTIPPEIEYNLRDTLSGITGLKGVVSYAAPKFWMDDRHSEGGSANKLLGVMHVVAGRGMDMEDVRDRVRNYLLEHNIDITLQVEREGDTSCWCGVGRSPLSQAHKSTNSISIF